One Papio anubis isolate 15944 chromosome 9, Panubis1.0, whole genome shotgun sequence genomic window carries:
- the LOC116268861 gene encoding wiskott-Aldrich syndrome protein homolog codes for MVRGLGCRRPKSFGGGGGGGGAGAGGAGGGEGEVCVVVCGKRGDSVYFGPGSAGPSHTFTRGLGRGGRGVPRQKHRRQLSRCAPPACFPPRQPPSLPPPAPPPRPGSQCHTATPEGRPRHCAWLHTAPAAPRGEQ; via the coding sequence ATGGTGAGGGGTCTGGGCTGCCGGAGGCCCAAGAGTttcggcggcggcggcggcggcggcggggctgGGGCAggcggggctgggggtggggagggggaggtctGTGTGGTGGTTTGTGGAAAGCGGGGTGACAGCGTGTATTTCGGCCCCGGCTCCGCGGGGCCCTCGCACACATTTACGCGCGGCCTCGGCCGCGGAGGCCGGGGCGTCCCCAGGCAGAAGCACCGGCGGCAGCTGAGCCGCTGCGCGCCGCCCGCCTGCTTCCCTCCCCGCCAGCCTCCCTCTCTGCCGCCGCCAGCGCCGCCGCCACGGCCCGGCAGCCAGTGCCACACAGCGACCCCCGAGGGCCGGCCGCggcactgcgcctggctccaCACCGCCCCGGCAGCTCCTCGCGGGGAACAATAG